The proteins below come from a single Necator americanus strain Aroian chromosome V, whole genome shotgun sequence genomic window:
- a CDS encoding hypothetical protein (NECATOR_CHRV.G20986.T3) produces the protein MFTVPAHISPRFLFGATEFFGAIPVTRIGAGRDDYVTNMKYSANHLVPNTSFSAQESVIFSPFKETQPIREKVPLCSNVLFYRRFLSKQQPCGICERPLSVFDFNAILPCAHIVHVCCYEEKTMNNKPCSRCVENGSKRGKRALDEIIKFICCLYVYS, from the exons ATGTTCACTGTACCTGCACACATTTCACCACGATTTCTTTTCGGAGCAACCGAGTTTTTCGGTGCAATTCCAGTCACTCGAATTGGAGCCGGACGAGATGACTATGTTACGAATATGAAATATTCTGCTAATCATTTAGTTCCCAACACATCGTTTTCAGCTCAAGAAAGTGTTATTTTTAGTCCATTTAAG gaaaCTCAGCCAATACGAGAAAAAGTACCACTTTGCTCGAATGTCCTTTTCTACAGACGTTTTCTCAGCAAACAACAACCGTGCGGTATTTGTGAGAGACCGCTAAGCGTTTTCGATTTCAATGCAATTTTACCATGTGCTCACATAGTACATGTCT GTTGTTACGAAGAGAAGACTATGAATAATAAGCCTTGCTCGAGATGTGTCGAAAATGgctcaaaaagaggaaagagggCGCTTGATGAGATtatcaaatttatttgttgCCTTTACGTATATTCATAA
- a CDS encoding hypothetical protein (NECATOR_CHRV.G20988.T2): protein MALQLHFATVFFFIIFLHISLLTTAFPELNNVEAKEQPVRRTRGCPLSPYATFLSEDQQETLHELVTEARQQGADESIVKEHIDKYISKVLPPQKYAEFRDAFERFEANRRKKRGTEEKKLPKKVFDLVDQYSGSMDTDYSKFYKDNVRKLRRL from the exons ATGGCGTTGCAACTGCATTTTGCAACGGTgttcttctttattattttcctgCACATTTCACTACTCACTACTGCTTTTCCTGAATTAAATAACGTGGAAGCGAAGGAGCAACCAGTACGAAGGACGAGAGGATGTCCATTATCACCGTATGCAACATTTTTGAGCGAAGATCAACAG GAAACACTGCATGAACTTGTAACTGAGGCTCGTCAACAAGGTGCAGATGAATCAATTGTCAAGGAGCATATTGACAAATACATCAGTAAAGTATTACCACCGCAAAA ATACGCTGAATTTCGAGACGCTTTCGAACGATTCGAAGCAAATCgacgaaagaaaagaggaactgAAG aaaagaagCTGCCAAAGAAAGTCTTTGATCTTGTAGATCAATACTCCGGATCTATGGACACAGATTACAGTAAATTTTACAAGGATAATGTGCGGAAATTACGTCGATTGTAA
- a CDS encoding hypothetical protein (NECATOR_CHRV.G20986.T2): MSSSQNYGVICDEENKLHFYNCAPVKQKQRKLKPIENPVKKLINRVFQRQDSTGAQTSGSELSLASGSETKK, encoded by the exons ATGAGCTCTAGTCAG AATTACGGCGTTATCTgtgatgaagaaaataagcTCCATTTCTACAATTGTGCTCCTGTGAAACAGAAGCAACGGAAATTGAAACCTATAGAAAATCCTGTGAAAAAACTCATAAACAGGGTTTTTCAACGGCAAGACTCAACTGGTGCTCAAACATCCGGCTCAGAACTATCGTTAGCCTCCGGATcggaaacaaagaaatga
- a CDS encoding hypothetical protein (NECATOR_CHRV.G20990.T1) gives MRTRRRTSGDGAEAAAIIIELSKFSNAKEDMLMWFLRGEWGTAGHSNISSIFHRKATLGHMLPKSS, from the exons ATGAGAACAAGAAGACGAACAAG cggAGATGGAGCCGAAGCAGCTGCGATTATTATCGAACTGTCAAAGTTTTCCAATGCTAAAGAAGATATGCTGATGTGGTTTCTTCGCGGAGAGTGGGGCACTGCAGGccattcaaatatttcatccaTCTTTCATCG TAAGGCAACGCTCGGCCACATGTTGCCAAAATCGTCATGA
- a CDS encoding hypothetical protein (NECATOR_CHRV.G20988.T1): MFDYSVFVDYQCLPSMGKKSKKKSSRRSAKGTPAGKKQSKRSKSMSKGKTPRKEKSKSRTRSQSKSKTASLSGTPQADKKSSRKTGTVSGKSDKSGRKKKERMEKRSKKSHQMKTARSKTPAGGGEAKTPGKKSKRASAGRKSVQSGPTPRKGSSNAKGGKTPKSKSSKSKKNKKSASEKSDKSGKKTKSSQGGEEEKVPKSDKSAKDAGKVDQKSDKSAKSGKSGKNERKRKSGKKPLCGACVPKKKEGSPGKQEEEEKDQQDKDKKGKDDKKKGKGGKSASSMTPTLTGDTDYEPGTMICSQWPRAVGKKQANRIVVIMRSAERVDRVFGPEWKETEASHGYFTPTDLNIPHNSITKKLLYSNAFDDNPPITSFGKYCTQLSARAMCNRGISTQLVVCSPALRSVQTGDALSRFLKAKLAIEPGLLEPLAWYRGANVPFPDFGIDQLSKFYPIDKGYNPVMSMETMEKLYEKETEAQGVQRVDFVLRSLAGEQRKHSLVIVGHAITLAVAVALASSQGEKATSASSGSGTAITSFDYHQNSDNLEGEIIDQVNLGLRFPPGSVIALTQVNKGPPFLYQLSPSVVPPLSYGEYFSNRPVLET; this comes from the exons ATGTTCGACTATTCCGTTTTCGTT GATTACCAGTGCTTACCATCAATGGGcaagaagagcaaaaagaaGTCGTCTCGCCGCTCGGCAAAAGGGACTCCCGCGGGGAAGAAGCAAAGCAAGAGAAGCAAGAGTATGAGCAAGGGTAAGActccaagaaaagaaaagagtaaaaGCCGCACGAGGAGCCAAAGCAAAAGCAAGACCGCTTCTCTTTCGGGCACACCGCAAGCGGATAAAAAGAGCAGTAGAAAGACGGGAACGGTCAGCGGTAAAAGTGACAAGAGTggacgaaagaaaaaggagagaatgGAAAAGAGAAGCAAAAAGAGTCACCAAATGAAGACAGCTAGGTCTAAAACACCAGCTGGAGGAGGGGAAGCAAAAACccctggaaaaaaatcgaaacgaGCAAGTGCTGGAAGGAAGAGTGTTCAATCTGGACCGACTCCGCGAAAAGGCTCTTCTAATGCTAAGGGTGGTAAAACCCCAAAGAGTAAAAGCTCTAAGagcaagaagaacaaaaagtccgcgagtgaaaaaagtgataagAGCGGGAAGAAGACCAAAAGTAGTCAGGGTGGCGAAGAAGAGAAGGTACCGAAGAGCGACAAGAGCGCTAAAGATGCTGGAAAAGTGGATCAGAAAAGTGATAAGAGCGCAAAGAGTGGGAAAAGTGGCAAgaacgagagaaaaagaaagagcggAAAGAAACCGTTGTGCGGAGCGTGTGTccctaaaaagaaagaaggttCACCGGGGAaacaggaggaggaggagaaggaccAACAGGATAAGGATAAGAAAGGAAAGGATGATAAGAAGAAGGGGAAAGGCGGCAAATCAGCCAGTTCGATGACACCTACGTTGACGGGTGACACAGATTATGAG CCTGGAACAATGATCTGTTCTCAATGGCCAAGAGCTGTTGGAAAGAAACAAGCGAATCGTATCGTTGTCATTATGCGATCCGCAGAACGTGTGGATCGTGTCTTCGGACCGGAATGGAAGGAAACGGAGGCTTCACATGGATAT TTCACACCTACTGACCTCAACATCCCACACAATTCAATTACGAAAAAGTTGCTCTATAGCAACGCTTTTGACGATAATCCACCAATCACTTCCTTTG gaaaatacTGCACACAGTTATCGGCTCGTGCAATGTGCAATCGTGGCATCTCCACTCAACTCGTTGTGTGTTCTCCGGCGCTGCGGTCAGTACAGACCGGAGACGCGTTGTCACGTTTTCTGAAGGCTAAACTGGCA ATAGAACCGGGTCTGCTTGAACCACTTGCTTGGTATCGTGGCGCAAATGTTCCATTCCCGGACTTCGGCATTGACCAGCTCTCTAAGTTCTATCCGATAGATAAAGGCTA CAACCCTGTGATGTCAATGGAAACTATGGAGAAGCTGTACGAAAAGGAAACGGAAGCGCAAGGGGTACAACGGGTTGATTTTGTGCTTCGTAGCTTGGCCGGAGAGCAAAGAAAGCATAGTCTGGTCATAGTCGGACATGCGATCACTCTCGCTGTTGCGGTTGCGTTAG CTTCTTCACAGGGTGAAAAAGCGACATCGGCATCCAGTGGATCCGGGACCGCAATCACTTCGTTTGATTATCATCAGAACTCAGACAATCTAGAAGGCGAGATTATCGATCAAGTAAATTTGGGTCTCAG ATTCCCACCTGGAAGCGTCATCGCACTTACTCAGGTCAACAAAGGACCACCGTTCCTCTATCAACTTAGTCCAAGTGTCGTGCCACCACTCTCTTATGGAGAATACTTTTCTAATCGTCCTGTTCTGGAAACATAA
- a CDS encoding hypothetical protein (NECATOR_CHRV.G20991.T3), whose amino-acid sequence MAIGQNLDVSKKLKAAIKAKLEELGVYVDDELPEYIMVMIANKKEKNQMKDDLNLFLGKCTNKFVDWLFDLFERLQSAGSKPETHSVTEKPNKEVHKERRKEVDSHSHASTSKKDDRKENKIYETSHRQTESESKRREVEKEKEREKEKEREKEKERERERLRQAEKAKEKEREERAREAERQREQERLKSRSETSRSRETLRSTRRQKERRSRSRSRTWSDEDFEHEVEERSKKVASSVVAQRPLAASPEPVKVSSQVHVMRKIKPAVSEMEKKTMKAGSSMFLKAMNQASVSAGYGASLMDKKKGSTHSATSKSPLKNRLSRPTVVEVGSDGENTYDDAKVVGAKEHIGSLGNPKKATLKRRKEKEEGDAKNGGVVVIPEKRGRTVELDDEIIDGSDSPSVRKWDGQIQLDEDDSTDDDEAKIDAVLADACGVSSSMDEDGEVPPTHQLSRGNSWSGYAPSPSHPSAPTPQNYVPTPLAKEEQSFPSVTKIPERCRFWPACRQGENCSYTHPTKQCINFPHCSFGARCLYIHPPCRFDRNCANPNCPYTHGRITAAVVPVAVTASVPVTVQPPQPVVTSSATTIIAPDSTKISPDVPLSAEPNPVPSLSSLTPCLYGNKCRKPNCAFKHPKTCHYGTSCVNANCYFYHPPQRKPSFGVSVAKYKWKASSATA is encoded by the exons ATGGCTATAGGACAGAATTTGGATGTGTCGAAAAAACTGAAG GCTGCGATCAAAGCAAAGCTCGAGGAACTCGGAGTCTATGTAGACGATGAGCTACCCGAATACATAATGGTGATGATTgcgaacaaaaaggaaaaaaatcaaatgaaggACGACCTAAATTTGTTCTTGGGAAAATGCACAAATAAATTCGTGGATTG gctGTTCGACTTGTTTGAGAGACTTCAATCTGCTGGTAGTAAACCGGAAACCCATTCAGTGACCGAGAAACCGAATAAA GAGGTACACAAAGAACGTCGAAAAGAGGTAGATTCACATTCGCATGCTTCCACTTCCAAGAAAGACGACAGAAAAG aaaataaaatttacgaGACGTCACATCGCCAGACCGAATCAGAATCAAAGAGACGTGAGGtggagaaggaaaaggaacgcgaaaaagagaaggagcgggaaaaggagaaagaaagggaaagaGAACGATTGCGGCAAGCagagaaagcaaaagaaaaggaacgcGAAGAGAGAGCTAGGGAAGCTGAACGTCAACGTGAACAAGAACG GCTAAAGTCGCGATCAGAAACGTCTCGTAGTCGCGAAACGTTACGCTCTACTCGACGTCAAAAGGAACGTAGATCTCGCTCGCGATCCAGAACTTGGTCCGACGAAGACTTTGAGCATGAAGTTGAGGAGCGCTCGAAGAAG GTTGCGTCATCTGTAGTTGCACAACGCCCGCTTGCTGCAAGTCCTGAGCCGGTGAAAGTATCTTCGCAAGTACATGTGATGCGCAAGATCAAACCAGCCGTAAG tgaaatggagaagaaaactatgaaggCTGGATCTTCAATGTTTCTCAAAGCCATGAACCAGGCTAGTGTTAGTGCTGGATATGGCGCCTCACTTATGGACAAGAAG AAGGGTTCAACACATAGTGCAACGTCTAAATCTCCGCTCAAGAATAGATTAAGTCGGCCTACTGTAGTGGAAGTGGGTAGTGACGG AGAGAATACTTACGACGATGCGAAAGTTGTG GGAGCCAAAGAACATATTGGATCGCTCGGTAACCCGAAGAAAGCAACTCTCAAGCGCAGGAAGGAAAAGGAGGAGGGAg ATGCTAAGAATGGAGGGGTTGTGGttattcctgaaaaacgtGGACGCACAGTGGAGTTGGATGATGAGATAATA GATGGCAGTGATTCACCTTCTGTGCGGAAGTGGGACGGCCAGATTCAGCTAGACGAGGACGATTCGACGGATGACGACG AAGCGAAGATAGACGCTGTCTTAGCTGACGCATGTGGTGTCTCTTCCTCAATGGACGAAGACGGCGAAGTTCCTCCTACCCATCAGCTAAGTAGAGGAAATAGCTGGTCTGGGTATGCTCCATCTCCATCCCATCCGTCAGCGCCAACACCCCAGAACTACGTGCCTACCCCGCTCGCAAAG GAGGAGCAGTCCTTCCCGTCGGTCACGAAAATACCAGAACGATGTCGGTTCTGGCCTGCTTGTCGACAAGGGGAAAATTGTTCTTATACTCATCCCACTAAACAGTGCAT TAATTTTCCCCACTGTTCTTTCGGTGCTCGGTGCCTCTACATTCATCCTCCGTGTCGATTTGATCGTAACTGCGCAAATCCAAACTGTCCTTATACACATGGAAGAATTACAGCTGCTGTAGTCCCTGTCGCTGTCACAGCTTCAGTTCCTGTGACAGTTCAG cCTCCTCAACCTGTTGTCACTTCTTCAGCGACCACAATCATTGCCCCTGATTCGACAAAGATTTCTCCTGA TGTTCCACTGTCTGCGGAACCCAATCCAGTGCCGAGCCTTTCTTCTCTCACCCCATGCCTCTACGGTAACAAATGTAGGAAGCCAAACTGCGCTTTCAAACATCCAAAA ACTTGCCACTATGGTACATCCTGTGTGAACGCCAACTGCTACTTCTACCACCCGCCTCAGCGGAAGCCATCGTTTGGTGTCAGCGTAGCCAAGTACAAATGGAAGGCATCCAGCGCTACCGCCTGA
- a CDS encoding hypothetical protein (NECATOR_CHRV.G20988.T3) translates to MALQLHFATVFFFIIFLHISLLTTAFPELNNVEAKEQPVRRTRGCPLSPYATFLSEDQQETLHELVTEARQQGADESIVKEHIDKYISKVLPPQKYAEFRDAFERFEANRRKKRGTEEKKLPKKVFDLVDQYSGSMDTDYSKFYKDNCRTGYVRLFRFRCTSGKDYQCLPSMGKKSKKKSSRRSAKGTPAGKKQSKRSKSMSKGKTPRKEKSKSRTRSQSKSKTASLSGTPQADKKSSRKTGTVSGKSDKSGRKKKERMEKRSKKSHQMKTARSKTPAGGGEAKTPGKKSKRASAGRKSVQSGPTPRKGSSNAKGGKTPKSKSSKSKKNKKSASEKSDKSGKKTKSSQGGEEEKVPKSDKSAKDAGKVDQKSDKSAKSGKSGKNERKRKSGKKPLCGACVPKKKEGSPGKQEEEEKDQQDKDKKGKDDKKKGKGGKSASSMTPTLTGDTDYEPGTMICSQWPRAVGKKQANRIVVIMRSAERVDRVFGPEWKETEASHGYFTPTDLNIPHNSITKKLLYSNAFDDNPPITSFGKYCTQLSARAMCNRGISTQLVVCSPALRSVQTGDALSRFLKAKLAIEPGLLEPLAWYRGANVPFPDFGIDQLSKFYPIDKGYNPVMSMETMEKLYEKETEAQGVQRVDFVLRSLAGEQRKHSLVIVGHAITLAVAVALASSQGEKATSASSGSGTAITSFDYHQNSDNLEGEIIDQVNLGLRFPPGSVIALTQVNKGPPFLYQLSPSVVPPLSYGEYFSNRPVLET, encoded by the exons ATGGCGTTGCAACTGCATTTTGCAACGGTgttcttctttattattttcctgCACATTTCACTACTCACTACTGCTTTTCCTGAATTAAATAACGTGGAAGCGAAGGAGCAACCAGTACGAAGGACGAGAGGATGTCCATTATCACCGTATGCAACATTTTTGAGCGAAGATCAACAG GAAACACTGCATGAACTTGTAACTGAGGCTCGTCAACAAGGTGCAGATGAATCAATTGTCAAGGAGCATATTGACAAATACATCAGTAAAGTATTACCACCGCAAAA ATACGCTGAATTTCGAGACGCTTTCGAACGATTCGAAGCAAATCgacgaaagaaaagaggaactgAAG aaaagaagCTGCCAAAGAAAGTCTTTGATCTTGTAGATCAATACTCCGGATCTATGGACACAGATTACAGTAAATTTTACAAGGATAAT TGCAGAACAGGGTATGTTCGACTATTCCGTTTTCGTTGTACGTCAGGCAAG GATTACCAGTGCTTACCATCAATGGGcaagaagagcaaaaagaaGTCGTCTCGCCGCTCGGCAAAAGGGACTCCCGCGGGGAAGAAGCAAAGCAAGAGAAGCAAGAGTATGAGCAAGGGTAAGActccaagaaaagaaaagagtaaaaGCCGCACGAGGAGCCAAAGCAAAAGCAAGACCGCTTCTCTTTCGGGCACACCGCAAGCGGATAAAAAGAGCAGTAGAAAGACGGGAACGGTCAGCGGTAAAAGTGACAAGAGTggacgaaagaaaaaggagagaatgGAAAAGAGAAGCAAAAAGAGTCACCAAATGAAGACAGCTAGGTCTAAAACACCAGCTGGAGGAGGGGAAGCAAAAACccctggaaaaaaatcgaaacgaGCAAGTGCTGGAAGGAAGAGTGTTCAATCTGGACCGACTCCGCGAAAAGGCTCTTCTAATGCTAAGGGTGGTAAAACCCCAAAGAGTAAAAGCTCTAAGagcaagaagaacaaaaagtccgcgagtgaaaaaagtgataagAGCGGGAAGAAGACCAAAAGTAGTCAGGGTGGCGAAGAAGAGAAGGTACCGAAGAGCGACAAGAGCGCTAAAGATGCTGGAAAAGTGGATCAGAAAAGTGATAAGAGCGCAAAGAGTGGGAAAAGTGGCAAgaacgagagaaaaagaaagagcggAAAGAAACCGTTGTGCGGAGCGTGTGTccctaaaaagaaagaaggttCACCGGGGAaacaggaggaggaggagaaggaccAACAGGATAAGGATAAGAAAGGAAAGGATGATAAGAAGAAGGGGAAAGGCGGCAAATCAGCCAGTTCGATGACACCTACGTTGACGGGTGACACAGATTATGAG CCTGGAACAATGATCTGTTCTCAATGGCCAAGAGCTGTTGGAAAGAAACAAGCGAATCGTATCGTTGTCATTATGCGATCCGCAGAACGTGTGGATCGTGTCTTCGGACCGGAATGGAAGGAAACGGAGGCTTCACATGGATAT TTCACACCTACTGACCTCAACATCCCACACAATTCAATTACGAAAAAGTTGCTCTATAGCAACGCTTTTGACGATAATCCACCAATCACTTCCTTTG gaaaatacTGCACACAGTTATCGGCTCGTGCAATGTGCAATCGTGGCATCTCCACTCAACTCGTTGTGTGTTCTCCGGCGCTGCGGTCAGTACAGACCGGAGACGCGTTGTCACGTTTTCTGAAGGCTAAACTGGCA ATAGAACCGGGTCTGCTTGAACCACTTGCTTGGTATCGTGGCGCAAATGTTCCATTCCCGGACTTCGGCATTGACCAGCTCTCTAAGTTCTATCCGATAGATAAAGGCTA CAACCCTGTGATGTCAATGGAAACTATGGAGAAGCTGTACGAAAAGGAAACGGAAGCGCAAGGGGTACAACGGGTTGATTTTGTGCTTCGTAGCTTGGCCGGAGAGCAAAGAAAGCATAGTCTGGTCATAGTCGGACATGCGATCACTCTCGCTGTTGCGGTTGCGTTAG CTTCTTCACAGGGTGAAAAAGCGACATCGGCATCCAGTGGATCCGGGACCGCAATCACTTCGTTTGATTATCATCAGAACTCAGACAATCTAGAAGGCGAGATTATCGATCAAGTAAATTTGGGTCTCAG ATTCCCACCTGGAAGCGTCATCGCACTTACTCAGGTCAACAAAGGACCACCGTTCCTCTATCAACTTAGTCCAAGTGTCGTGCCACCACTCTCTTATGGAGAATACTTTTCTAATCGTCCTGTTCTGGAAACATAA
- a CDS encoding hypothetical protein (NECATOR_CHRV.G20987.T1): MAPMECTKCEWSDRRLAGTVIFCISFVGSMANWLVVTSSRRLPSMRNSFGVLMTSQSSGEAVLCSVFAFYYSPMVFFNIDAMEHVSKRFGIVLLICYDICILSHLFIALNRMCAICFPWKYDKYFSKSNTRRLIVISWILSFTRCFLSYIYRDCDFVYDDSIWAFVFTQTEDCKFISKYLDFIRDLTIVIIIGIVDTITVIKVRISSAKAVLQGIVFAVELYTYFILAWQMQNKWAVWALTTMAWNLVHCTDALIVIGYNAEFRKLVSSPTLIFKTKIHTQVSHSSIPGERFTEK, encoded by the exons ATGGCACCAATGGAATGCACCAAATGTGAATGGTCGGATCGTCGACTAGCTGGCACGGTTATCTTTTGT ATATCGTTTGTCGGATCGATGGCAAATTGGCTAGTGGTCACATCCTCACGAAGACTTCCATCAATGCGAAACTCTTTTGGAGTTTTAATGACTAGTCAATCGTCTGGCGAAGCCGTACTCTGCTCTGTATTCGCATTTTACTATTCGCCAATGGTATTTTT TAATATCGATGCGATGGAACACGTTTCCAAACGTTTTGGAATTGTTCTATTAATTTGTTACGATATTTGTATTCTCTCACATTTGTTCATAGCACTGAACCGAATGTGTGCTATATGCTTTCCATGGAAATATGACAAATATTTCAG caaGTCTAACACAAGGAGACTTATCGTGATTTCATGGATTCTGTCATTCACAAGATGTTTTCTCTCGTACATATATA GAGATTGTGATTTTGTGTACGATGACAGTATATGGGCATTTGTGTTCACTCAAACAGAG gatTGTAAGTTCATATCAAAATATCTGGATTTCATCAGGGATTTGACCATCGTTATTATCATCGGCATTGTAGACACGATTACAGTAATAAAAGTGCGGATATCGAGTGCAAAG GCTGTCCTTCAAGGAATTGTATTTGCTGTTGAACTCTACACATATTTCATTCTTGCATGGCAAATGCAGAATAAATGGGCTGTTTGGGCGTTGACTACTATGGCATGGAACTTAGTACACTGTACAGATGC GCTCATTGTAATTGGATACAACGCTGAATTTCGAAAATTGGTTAGCTCTCCAACGCTAATTTTCA AGACTAAAATCCATACACAAGTTAGCCACAGTTCAATACCAGGAGAACGCTTTACTGAGAAGTAA
- a CDS encoding hypothetical protein (NECATOR_CHRV.G20989.T1) — translation MHETVEENTLAHLKSAETVNYRIYEEGLLEEVHRSDDAKGKQNSEELHGLARVVRAHDVRGPAAAAAASSSIGGYRDTVNAA, via the exons ATGCACGaaacagtggaagaaaacACCTTAGCACACTTGAAGAGCGCAGAAACAGTGAATTACCGAATCTATGAGGAAGGTCTTCTCGAGGAAGTGCACCGATCCG ACGATGCAAAAGGCAAACAGAACAGTGAAGAGCTGCACGGATTAGCTCGAGTTGTGCGAGCGCACGACGTCAGAGgaccagcagcagcagcagcagcaagcAGCTCAATAGGCGGCTATCGAGACACGGTGAACGCCGCTTAA
- a CDS encoding hypothetical protein (NECATOR_CHRV.G20987.T2), producing the protein MIFVNNEASDAMAFVRTPKMKAISDLSSQAPHYLTKSIQTIGDCDFVYDDSIWAFVFTQTEDCKFISKYLDFIRDLTIVIIIGIVDTITVIKVRISSAKAVLQGIVFAVELYTYFILAWQMQNKWAVWALTTMAWNLVHCTDA; encoded by the exons ATGATCTTCGTTAACAACGAAGCTTCCGACGCTATGGCCTTCGTCAGAACCCCGAAAATGAAAGCCATCAGTgacttatcctctcaagcgcctcattaCCTTACAAAAAGCATTCAGACAATAG GAGATTGTGATTTTGTGTACGATGACAGTATATGGGCATTTGTGTTCACTCAAACAGAG gatTGTAAGTTCATATCAAAATATCTGGATTTCATCAGGGATTTGACCATCGTTATTATCATCGGCATTGTAGACACGATTACAGTAATAAAAGTGCGGATATCGAGTGCAAAG GCTGTCCTTCAAGGAATTGTATTTGCTGTTGAACTCTACACATATTTCATTCTTGCATGGCAAATGCAGAATAAATGGGCTGTTTGGGCGTTGACTACTATGGCATGGAACTTAGTACACTGTACAGATGCGTAA